One region of Flavobacterium sp. GSB-24 genomic DNA includes:
- a CDS encoding amidohydrolase family protein — MVRKIDIHTHLFNLKYLPVAGILKRYAEPYITHNIAIAIERLLISHTDSMFDNSNENFDILKKQDSNHDFFTFNKNLEINFLERDFYQIKKEIVNVIPDEQFLEPEIITGLQEFQTEAILDNFLAEDEIIDFTMTSSFLLEQNQNIFQKLRNLFERLIEWLCTKVKQLANYFKWFRFMQRSEEEILNYLVTKDEKEVDLYIHHMMDVDNFFNDNLLAKKYNSYFDFAEEQIQNMYNLNKKYNNKIFGFVAFDPSKKDCIEIIKNAIENKGFKGIKFYPPMGYRSYDDPQYKERIEDLFQYCISKSIPLFAHCNKEGFESQPTKHSGYNSSPMYWLKTLKKYPELRLCLAHAGGGEGWFSNVSPQDEILESQITDLLIGNDANQTNWNSSYAKIVFKLCVVYKNVYCDVAYLDELTHVGEYSNLRVRLLNLFRSEPIFSKKIIYGSDWHMLFQEGVNQVYISNYIKLFNEIGFSEENRDDFFRKNALNYLNLLV; from the coding sequence ATGGTAAGAAAAATAGATATTCACACTCACTTATTTAATTTAAAATATCTTCCAGTTGCTGGAATTTTAAAAAGATATGCCGAACCCTATATTACACATAATATCGCAATTGCTATAGAACGTTTATTGATAAGTCATACCGATAGTATGTTCGATAATTCCAATGAAAATTTTGACATTTTAAAAAAACAAGATAGCAATCACGATTTTTTTACCTTCAATAAAAATCTGGAGATAAATTTTTTAGAAAGAGATTTTTACCAGATTAAGAAAGAAATTGTAAATGTAATTCCGGATGAGCAATTTTTAGAACCCGAAATTATCACTGGATTGCAAGAATTTCAAACTGAAGCAATACTTGATAATTTTTTAGCTGAAGATGAAATTATAGATTTTACAATGACCAGTTCTTTCCTACTGGAGCAAAATCAAAATATCTTTCAAAAATTACGCAATTTATTTGAGCGACTAATCGAATGGCTTTGTACTAAAGTAAAACAACTTGCGAATTATTTTAAATGGTTCCGTTTTATGCAAAGAAGCGAAGAAGAAATCCTTAATTACTTGGTTACAAAAGATGAAAAAGAGGTAGATTTATACATCCATCATATGATGGATGTAGATAACTTTTTTAATGATAATTTATTAGCTAAAAAATACAACTCTTATTTTGATTTTGCAGAAGAGCAAATTCAAAACATGTATAACCTAAATAAAAAATATAACAATAAGATTTTTGGTTTCGTTGCCTTTGATCCTAGTAAAAAGGATTGTATTGAAATAATTAAAAATGCCATTGAAAACAAAGGATTTAAAGGAATTAAATTCTATCCTCCAATGGGATATCGTTCATACGATGATCCACAGTATAAAGAGCGTATTGAAGATCTTTTTCAATATTGTATAAGTAAGAGCATACCTCTTTTTGCTCACTGCAATAAAGAAGGTTTTGAATCTCAACCAACAAAACACAGCGGTTATAATTCAAGTCCAATGTACTGGCTAAAAACTTTAAAAAAATATCCAGAACTTCGTCTTTGTCTTGCACATGCAGGTGGTGGTGAAGGTTGGTTTTCTAATGTTTCCCCACAAGATGAAATTTTAGAATCTCAAATTACTGATTTATTAATTGGAAATGATGCGAACCAAACGAATTGGAATTCTTCGTATGCAAAAATTGTATTCAAATTATGTGTAGTATATAAAAATGTGTATTGCGATGTAGCATACTTAGATGAGCTTACCCATGTAGGTGAATATTCTAATCTTAGAGTAAGACTTCTAAATCTTTTTAGAAGTGAGCCTATTTTTTCTAAAAAAATAATTTATGGAAGTGATTGGCATATGTTGTTCCAGGAGGGCGTAAACCAAGTTTATATTTCTAATTATATCAAGTTATTTAATGAAATTGGTTTTTCAGAAGAAAACAGAGACGATTTTTTTAGAAAAAATGCACTGAATTATCT
- a CDS encoding protein-glutamine glutaminase family protein, which translates to MAIQLIYNDGLQIFSEACKMANQILSSPEFFQLIASRTKSFRETIPADLEPSKIAKLFEESNLVLTLTHYERPSSVGGAYSKTYPNQIFVNTNTNRSGCTYAAVLVHECVHALSHHTKDIDFTHDNDKPEKNQDTAPYAIQKAVRKYFCGESLVDEKSLILVETKVNSDDFTRLNTADTDSRADNSRTYKNLNNNDSNLITINGKDYNTELYSIASLNENNNFINIAFFENPTHFKLAKSSKDFAEKINLLELAHQNALKLEIVYQINTEEIVEVNKAPMQLTSLSYYKDNRFLPQVKKDLKHSIENHDKLNDIFNFIVLQSCKSTQQSISPCIPFHYKKDGCYARAHKMRYIIEEIYGYNSEKIFSYDSVTPRNNDAVYKLAVKDGLTCIYWWYHVAPLVKVQENDQIKEYVIDPSIAESPLTKEEWVNSQEEKFCSLNSRVGSTEIRPSYIYFPNGALDENYENTDRTLRKYSRS; encoded by the coding sequence ATGGCTATACAACTAATTTACAATGATGGACTTCAGATATTTAGTGAGGCGTGTAAAATGGCAAACCAAATACTTTCTTCTCCAGAATTTTTCCAGTTAATAGCTTCTAGAACAAAATCCTTTAGAGAAACTATTCCAGCAGATCTGGAACCTTCTAAAATTGCAAAGTTATTTGAAGAGTCTAATCTTGTTCTTACCTTAACACACTATGAAAGACCATCTTCCGTTGGAGGTGCTTATTCTAAAACGTATCCAAATCAGATATTTGTAAATACAAACACTAACAGGTCAGGTTGTACTTATGCTGCAGTTTTAGTGCACGAATGTGTTCATGCCTTAAGTCACCACACTAAAGACATTGATTTTACCCATGATAATGATAAACCTGAGAAAAATCAGGATACCGCCCCATATGCAATTCAAAAAGCAGTAAGAAAATACTTTTGCGGAGAATCACTCGTCGATGAAAAAAGTTTAATACTAGTAGAAACCAAGGTCAATAGTGACGATTTCACAAGACTAAATACTGCAGACACAGACTCTAGGGCTGATAATTCAAGAACTTATAAAAATCTTAATAATAATGACTCAAATCTCATTACTATTAATGGAAAAGATTATAATACTGAGCTTTATAGTATAGCATCACTTAATGAGAATAACAATTTTATCAACATTGCCTTTTTTGAGAACCCTACTCACTTTAAATTAGCTAAATCCTCTAAGGACTTTGCAGAAAAAATAAATTTATTAGAATTAGCGCATCAAAATGCTTTAAAACTGGAAATTGTATATCAAATTAATACAGAAGAAATAGTTGAAGTAAATAAGGCCCCTATGCAGCTTACATCTCTAAGCTATTATAAAGACAATCGTTTCCTTCCTCAGGTAAAAAAAGATTTAAAACATTCGATCGAAAATCATGATAAGCTTAACGATATTTTTAATTTTATTGTATTACAATCATGTAAAAGTACTCAACAATCTATATCCCCCTGTATTCCTTTTCATTATAAAAAAGATGGCTGTTATGCAAGGGCACATAAAATGAGATATATTATAGAAGAAATTTATGGTTATAATTCAGAGAAAATATTTTCATACGATTCCGTTACACCCAGGAATAATGATGCTGTTTATAAACTAGCTGTCAAAGATGGATTAACTTGTATATATTGGTGGTATCATGTTGCTCCGCTAGTTAAGGTCCAAGAAAATGATCAAATCAAAGAATATGTTATTGATCCATCAATAGCAGAAAGTCCGTTAACAAAAGAAGAATGGGTAAATTCTCAGGAAGAAAAATTCTGTTCCCTTAATTCCAGAGTGGGTAGCACAGAAATTAGACCATCCTATATTTATTTTCCAAATGGTGCATTAGACGAAAATTATGAAAATACAGACCGTACGTTACGAAAATACAGTCGCAGCTAA
- the mobC gene encoding conjugal transfer protein MobC has product MQGEDDLRGLAKIMAFMRAVSILLVLAHVYWYCYSFFLDRGWTLELINRILGNFQRTAAIFSNTLYTKVFAILLLGLSCLGTKGVKNAKISRNKIYLALGIGLVLFFMNTFLLNTSLDKSAFFYILTMGLGYISLMMAGLWTSRLLRTNLMQDVFNNENESFQQETKLMENEYSVNLPTRFYYKNKWNYGWINIVNPFRATIVLGTPGSGKSYAIINNYIKQQIEKGFSMYIYDFKFDDLSTIAYNHLLKHHDKYEVKPKFYVINFDNPRKSHRCNPLNPDFMSDISDAYEAAYTIMLNLNRSWIQKQGDFFVESPIILLAAIIWFLKIYDNGRYCTFPHAIELLNKKYADVFTILTSYPELENYLSPFMDAWQSGAQDQLQGQIASAKIPLSRMISPSLYWVMTGDDFSLDINNPKEPKILCVGNNPDRQNIYSAALGLYNSRIVKLINKKGQLKSSVIIDELPTIYFRGLDNLIATARSNKVAVCLGFQDYSQLTRDYGDKESKVIQNTVGNIFSGQVVGETAKNLSERFGKVLQKRQSLSINRNDTSTSISTQLDSLIPGSKISTLTQGVFVGAVSDNFDQRIEQKIFHAEIVVDNEKVAAETKAYQRIPEILCFKDNNGQDNMKQEIDANYKQIKRDIVLIIEGELERIKNDPYLQHLVQKVTPKEVK; this is encoded by the coding sequence ATGCAAGGAGAAGATGATTTAAGAGGACTTGCCAAAATTATGGCGTTTATGAGAGCTGTTAGCATCCTGCTTGTACTGGCACATGTTTATTGGTACTGTTACAGTTTTTTTCTTGATAGAGGATGGACATTGGAGCTTATCAATAGGATATTGGGGAATTTCCAACGCACAGCAGCTATTTTTTCAAATACGCTTTACACTAAGGTATTTGCTATTCTATTACTTGGATTAAGCTGTTTGGGTACCAAAGGTGTAAAGAACGCAAAAATAAGCCGAAATAAGATATACTTGGCTTTAGGTATTGGATTGGTCCTTTTTTTTATGAATACCTTTTTATTAAATACATCATTGGATAAGTCTGCCTTTTTTTATATCCTTACTATGGGACTGGGTTACATCTCTCTGATGATGGCCGGTTTATGGACCAGCCGGTTACTTCGTACCAACCTGATGCAGGATGTATTTAACAATGAGAACGAGAGCTTCCAGCAGGAAACCAAACTCATGGAAAATGAATACTCCGTTAATCTTCCTACCAGATTTTATTATAAAAATAAATGGAACTATGGCTGGATCAATATTGTCAATCCATTTCGGGCCACAATTGTATTGGGTACTCCGGGATCAGGTAAATCATACGCCATTATCAATAATTACATTAAGCAGCAGATTGAAAAAGGATTTTCGATGTATATCTACGATTTTAAGTTTGATGACCTATCTACCATTGCCTATAACCATTTATTAAAGCATCACGATAAATATGAAGTTAAACCAAAATTCTATGTCATCAACTTTGACAACCCCAGAAAAAGCCATCGCTGCAATCCTCTAAATCCGGATTTCATGAGCGATATTTCCGATGCCTATGAAGCGGCTTATACCATTATGCTGAACCTGAACCGAAGCTGGATACAGAAGCAGGGGGATTTTTTTGTTGAAAGTCCGATTATTCTCCTGGCGGCTATCATATGGTTTTTGAAGATTTATGATAATGGCAGGTATTGTACATTTCCCCACGCCATTGAATTACTCAATAAAAAGTACGCAGATGTATTTACCATTCTCACCTCCTATCCCGAACTGGAAAACTACTTATCCCCTTTTATGGATGCCTGGCAAAGCGGGGCCCAGGATCAGTTGCAGGGACAGATTGCATCAGCAAAAATACCATTATCGCGTATGATCTCCCCTAGCCTCTATTGGGTAATGACCGGAGATGATTTTTCATTGGACATCAACAATCCCAAAGAACCTAAGATACTCTGTGTCGGCAATAATCCGGATCGTCAGAATATTTATTCTGCAGCACTCGGCCTATATAATTCCCGTATAGTAAAACTCATCAATAAAAAAGGTCAGTTAAAGAGTTCTGTTATTATAGATGAGCTTCCCACAATTTACTTTAGGGGCCTCGATAACCTTATTGCAACTGCAAGGAGCAATAAGGTGGCAGTATGTTTGGGATTTCAGGATTATTCGCAATTGACCCGTGATTATGGGGACAAAGAAAGTAAGGTAATTCAAAATACGGTAGGTAACATTTTCAGCGGTCAGGTTGTTGGCGAAACTGCCAAAAACCTCTCAGAACGTTTTGGAAAAGTACTGCAGAAAAGACAGAGTTTATCCATCAACCGTAATGATACCTCTACTTCCATTTCCACACAATTGGACAGTCTTATCCCTGGATCTAAAATTTCTACATTGACCCAGGGTGTTTTTGTAGGCGCCGTATCGGACAATTTTGATCAGCGTATCGAGCAGAAAATATTCCACGCAGAAATCGTGGTGGATAATGAAAAAGTAGCAGCCGAAACAAAAGCCTATCAGAGAATTCCCGAGATTTTATGCTTTAAAGACAATAACGGCCAAGACAATATGAAACAAGAAATAGATGCTAATTACAAACAGATAAAAAGGGATATTGTTCTGATTATTGAAGGTGAGTTGGAACGGATAAAAAATGATCCTTACTTACAGCACTTAGTGCAAAAAGTTACTCCTAAAGAAGTTAAATAA
- the mobB gene encoding conjugal transfer protein MobB, translating to MIAKIGRGSNLYGALTYNQLKVENENGQIIFTNKIIENADGYYSVAQLTQSFAPYLIANRNTEKHTLHISLNPHPDDKVSDEKFREMAEQYMREMGYGQQPFVVFKHTDIDRSHIHIVSVCVDEQGKKISDKFEKMRSMNVCRELERKYGLIAATDKEHRENNKIFRPVNYKAGDVKSQIASVVRHFPNYYKFQTLGEYNALLSLFNIATEKVEGELQGQLRHGLLYIPLNEKSERAGHPFKASLFGKDAGLPALELHFAKCKTDLKDLPTQKILQSAVTIALKSTTDELAFKKYLAQQGINVVVRRNDTGRIYGMTFIDHNSKTVWNGSRLSKELSANIFNDYWNNNIKPKINVPVELQPKISTSNDADLPAEEPHPYFDFLNDEKHEDGLIEALGGLLPKEQGEDYGEQDFANKLKKKSKRKNK from the coding sequence ATGATCGCAAAGATTGGAAGAGGAAGCAATTTATATGGAGCATTGACGTACAATCAGCTCAAGGTTGAAAACGAAAACGGACAAATTATTTTTACCAATAAGATAATTGAAAACGCTGACGGGTATTATTCCGTAGCACAATTAACCCAGTCTTTTGCGCCTTACCTAATAGCCAACCGTAATACCGAAAAACATACGCTGCATATTTCGCTCAATCCTCACCCGGATGACAAGGTAAGCGATGAAAAATTCCGGGAAATGGCAGAACAGTATATGCGGGAAATGGGTTATGGCCAGCAACCTTTTGTAGTATTTAAACATACCGATATTGACCGCAGCCATATTCATATTGTATCGGTTTGTGTGGACGAGCAGGGCAAAAAGATTTCGGACAAGTTCGAGAAAATGCGGTCTATGAATGTGTGCCGTGAGCTGGAAAGAAAATACGGATTGATAGCCGCAACAGATAAGGAGCATCGGGAGAATAATAAAATTTTCCGTCCTGTAAATTACAAAGCCGGAGATGTGAAAAGTCAAATTGCTTCAGTAGTTAGACACTTCCCGAATTATTACAAGTTTCAGACTTTGGGCGAGTACAATGCCTTGCTTTCCCTGTTTAACATTGCGACTGAAAAAGTAGAGGGCGAATTACAAGGGCAGTTACGGCATGGTCTATTATACATTCCTTTAAACGAGAAAAGTGAAAGAGCCGGGCATCCGTTCAAGGCTTCATTGTTTGGTAAAGATGCAGGGCTTCCGGCTTTGGAATTGCATTTTGCAAAATGCAAAACAGATTTGAAAGACCTCCCAACCCAAAAGATATTGCAATCAGCCGTTACCATAGCTTTAAAATCAACTACTGATGAGCTGGCTTTTAAAAAATATTTAGCCCAGCAGGGGATTAATGTAGTGGTAAGGAGGAATGATACAGGGCGCATTTATGGAATGACTTTTATAGACCACAATTCTAAAACCGTTTGGAACGGTTCACGTTTGAGCAAGGAACTTTCTGCCAATATCTTTAATGATTATTGGAACAATAACATCAAGCCGAAGATTAATGTACCAGTAGAATTACAACCGAAAATATCTACATCAAATGATGCAGATCTTCCTGCGGAAGAACCACATCCTTACTTCGACTTCTTAAATGATGAAAAACACGAAGACGGTTTGATTGAAGCATTAGGCGGTTTGCTTCCCAAAGAACAAGGCGAAGATTATGGGGAACAGGATTTTGCCAATAAGTTGAAAAAAAAGAGCAAACGAAAGAACAAATAG
- the mobA gene encoding conjugal transfer protein MobA, whose translation MSENNNKKRNKGGRTPKNDPSIYRHVFRLNEQENAKLLSLFEASQMTNKAKFIISQLFGKEIKTVKIDKGAIDFYMRLTTFYSQFRLVGVNYNQIVKLLYRHFSEKKAAAYLYKLEKQTAEMASLCQKIIELSHEFEAKYLKK comes from the coding sequence ATGAGCGAGAACAATAACAAAAAACGAAACAAAGGCGGCCGGACACCAAAAAATGATCCTAGTATTTACCGCCATGTATTTCGCCTGAACGAGCAGGAAAATGCAAAACTACTATCCCTTTTTGAAGCATCTCAAATGACCAATAAAGCAAAGTTTATCATTTCTCAATTGTTTGGAAAGGAGATAAAAACCGTTAAGATCGATAAGGGAGCTATTGATTTTTATATGCGCCTGACTACTTTTTATAGCCAGTTCCGCTTGGTTGGAGTGAATTACAACCAGATTGTAAAGCTGCTTTATCGCCATTTTTCAGAGAAAAAAGCAGCTGCATATCTGTATAAATTGGAAAAGCAGACAGCCGAAATGGCTTCTTTATGTCAAAAAATCATTGAGTTAAGTCACGAATTTGAAGCAAAATATCTCAAAAAATGA